From Lolium perenne isolate Kyuss_39 chromosome 5, Kyuss_2.0, whole genome shotgun sequence, a single genomic window includes:
- the LOC127321447 gene encoding uncharacterized protein: protein MPAPRPLPLPHFTLPPLAGEDLAFVTALRSHLSSSPPPAPSSLSRFLPHLNPLRLTHLLLSPPRAPHNLLASLLPSPPPPLPFALLLHSLPPRRSSDLLSSLLPSLPHHAFPDLLHHLLLTARLAGHVAAVPTIDVLFSNCARRNKLSHATLTFRAMRAHGLLPRVWSCNVFISAALRLKRPEIAVSFFREMRRCRVSPNVYTANMLLRAFCDLGRVVDAAKVLDEMPDWGVDRTVVSFNTLIAAYCGDPGGLEHALELKKKMEREGLPPNEVTYNTLIHGLCNKKRMQHANRLLSEMRAMSVTPNTVTYNTLIYGYVMLGDNGAASRVQEEMVRNRVELSIVTYNALILGLCQDGKIKKAEHLVQQLDRQKLEPNASTFSALIIGQCKAQNSERALQLLDAMKKTGFHPKYDIYKMVISTFCKNKDSQGAVDVMKDLLSRCMAPDKVLLHEFFDHLSVAKKLHLALDLQLADKGARFIPAAYYTGDYRNKGEEKNTC, encoded by the coding sequence ATGCCGGCGCCGCGCCCGCTTCCGCTGCCGCACTTCACCCTCccgccgctcgccggcgaggaccTCGCCTTCGTGACCGCCCTCCGCTCGCACctctcctcctcgccgccgcccgcgccATCCTCCCTCTCCCGCTTCCTGCCCCACCTCAACCCCCTCCGCCTCACCCACCTCCTCCTCTCCCCGCCCCGGGCGCCCCACAACCTCCTCGCCTCCCTcctcccctcgccgccgcccccgctccccttcgctctcctcctccactcCCTCCCCCCGCGCCGCTCTTCCGACCTCCTCTCCTCCCTGCTCCCCTCCCTGCCGCACCACGCCTTCCcggacctcctccaccacctcctcctcaccGCCCGCCTTGCCGGCCACGTCGCGGCGGTGCCGACCATCGACGTGCTCTTCTCCAACTGCGCGCGCCGAAACAAGCTCTCGCACGCCACGCTCACCTTCCGCGCCATGCGCGCGCACGGCCTGCTCCCGCGGGTCTGGTCCTGCAACGTCTTCATCTCCGCCGCCCTCCGCCTCAAGCGCCCCGAGATCGCCGTGTCCTTCTTCCGGGAGATGCGCCGCTGCCGTGTCTCGCCCAACGTGTACACGGCCAACATGCTGCTCCGTGCGTTCTGCGACCTGGGGCGGGTCGTCGACGCCGCCAAGGTGCTTGACGAAATGCCGGATTGGGGCGTCGACAGGACGGTGGTCAGCTTCAACACCTTGATCGCTGCTTACTGCGGTGACCCTGGGGGCCTCGAGCATGCgctggagctgaagaagaagatgGAGCGGGAGGGGCTGCCGCCCAACGAGGTAACCTACAACACGCTCATCCACGGGCTGTGCAACAAGAAGAGGATGCAGCACGCGAACCGGCTGCTGAGCGAGATGAGGGCGATGAGCGTCACGCCAAACACAGTAACGTACAACACGCTGATTTACGGGTACGTCATGCTTGGCGATAACGGGGCGGCGTCGAGGGTCCAGGAAGAGATGGTCAGGAACAGAGTAGAGCTTAGTATCGTGACGTACAACGCGCTCATTCTTGGTCTTTGCCAGGACGGGAAGATAAAGAAGGCCGAGCATCTGGTCCAGCAGCTTGACAGGCAAAAGCTTGAACCTAATGCTTCGACGTTCTCGGCACTGATTATTGGGCAATGCAAGGCGCAGAATTCAGAACGTGCTCTGCAGCTGTTGGATGCGATGAAAAAAACTGGCTTCCATCCCAAATATGACATTTATAAGATGGTTATCTCTACTTTCTGCAAGAATAAGGATTCTCAAGGAGCAGTGGATGTGATGAAGGACTTGCTCAGTAGGTGCATGGCTCCTGACAAGGTCTTGCtgcatgaattctttgatcatCTCTCAGTGGCCAAAAAACTCCACCTGGCACTAGATTTGCAGTTAGCTGATAAAGGTGCAAGGTTTATTCCTGCCGCCTACTATACTGGTGATTACAGGAACAAGGGCGAAGAGAAAAACACATGTTAA